One genomic segment of Peribacillus sp. FSL H8-0477 includes these proteins:
- a CDS encoding sensor histidine kinase — MFILLIISLIVVIVYQYLIHRNQQRVLTSISEKLQQIMKRSSDEKLLIQTDDVIVKKLLIELNQLLEHTQTSRAAHLQTEDSMRRMLSNISHDLKTPLTVVMGYIEMITADPNLSKEETDVLLEKVHNKTVEVLNLMNKFFNLARLESGDIDMPLTRVNINEICRKNILAYYDVLSAKGFTVELDIPEEPLYVLGNEVELERILNNLLSNSIRYGSDGLVIGLNVRSTSDMIYVDVWDKGKGMNEIDQNRIFERMYTLEDSRNKLYQGSGLGLTITKRLIEQLGGEITLHSVPFERTTFTFSLKRVTF, encoded by the coding sequence ATGTTTATCCTGCTAATAATTAGTTTAATAGTGGTTATCGTCTATCAATATCTCATACATAGAAACCAACAGCGGGTCCTAACATCCATATCCGAAAAGCTGCAGCAAATCATGAAACGTTCATCAGATGAAAAGCTCTTAATACAGACGGATGATGTCATTGTGAAGAAACTTCTTATAGAATTAAATCAATTACTTGAACATACTCAAACAAGTAGAGCAGCACATCTTCAAACAGAAGACTCCATGCGCAGAATGTTATCGAATATCTCTCATGATTTAAAAACGCCGTTGACCGTTGTCATGGGCTACATTGAAATGATTACAGCTGATCCTAACCTGAGCAAAGAAGAAACAGATGTGCTGTTGGAAAAGGTACATAACAAAACAGTTGAAGTACTTAATCTAATGAATAAATTTTTCAATTTAGCCAGATTAGAGTCAGGAGATATAGATATGCCGTTAACTCGAGTCAATATTAATGAAATCTGCCGTAAAAATATTCTGGCCTACTATGACGTGCTGTCAGCTAAAGGGTTTACCGTTGAGTTAGACATCCCAGAGGAGCCATTGTATGTATTGGGTAATGAAGTGGAATTGGAACGAATTCTAAATAATTTACTATCGAATAGTATTCGTTATGGCAGTGATGGTTTAGTTATTGGTCTTAATGTAAGAAGTACTTCTGACATGATTTATGTCGATGTCTGGGATAAGGGAAAAGGAATGAACGAAATTGACCAAAATCGAATCTTTGAACGAATGTATACACTGGAAGATTCCCGGAACAAATTATATCAAGGAAGCGGACTGGGTTTAACGATTACCAAGCGGCTGATTGAACAATTAGGCGGCGAAATCACATTGCATAGTGTACCTTTTGAAAGAACTACCTTTACCTTTAGTTTGAAACGAGTAACTTTTTAG
- a CDS encoding ABC transporter ATP-binding protein, with the protein MTYIIQTNQLSKSYKENHVVSNVNMKVKKGEIYGFLGPNGAGKTTVMKMLTGLVKPSGGSIEIFGEELKDTSYELFERMGSIIEYPVFYDKLTAKENLDLHGEYMGYYDKQAIDEALKLVGLTTISQKSVKEFSLGMKQRLGIARAIMTKPQLLILDEPINGLDPVGIKELRSLFQMLCHEYGMTLLISSHILGEIELIADTIGVIKEGRLIEEVSMKDIRDRNTEYIELITEQSKKAVYVLEEILQITNYKLLDESIIRIYSTEHTQRDISRALILNDVSIEALSKKKHSLEDYFLSLINGGGLSA; encoded by the coding sequence ATGACGTATATCATTCAGACTAATCAGTTGAGCAAATCATATAAGGAAAACCATGTTGTTTCAAATGTGAATATGAAAGTCAAAAAGGGAGAAATATATGGATTCCTCGGACCAAATGGAGCAGGTAAGACAACCGTTATGAAGATGCTGACTGGACTTGTTAAACCATCTGGAGGGAGCATTGAAATCTTTGGTGAAGAACTAAAGGATACTTCATATGAGCTTTTTGAAAGAATGGGTAGCATCATTGAATACCCTGTCTTCTACGATAAGCTGACCGCGAAAGAAAATTTAGATTTGCATGGTGAATATATGGGGTATTACGACAAACAAGCGATTGATGAAGCGCTTAAGCTTGTTGGACTCACGACCATCAGTCAGAAATCGGTAAAAGAGTTTTCACTTGGAATGAAACAACGGCTTGGTATTGCGAGGGCAATTATGACGAAACCTCAGTTATTAATTTTGGATGAACCGATAAATGGTCTAGATCCTGTTGGGATAAAAGAACTCCGGAGTTTATTTCAGATGCTATGCCATGAATACGGAATGACTTTATTAATTTCTAGCCACATATTAGGAGAGATTGAATTAATTGCTGACACAATAGGTGTAATTAAAGAAGGCAGATTAATTGAGGAAGTCTCTATGAAGGACATCCGAGATAGAAATACGGAATATATCGAATTAATCACAGAGCAATCTAAAAAAGCAGTTTATGTCTTAGAAGAAATTTTACAGATTACAAATTATAAGCTGCTAGATGAATCCATCATCAGAATTTATAGTACCGAGCACACTCAACGTGACATAAGTAGGGCACTCATCTTAAACGATGTTTCAATTGAAGCATTGTCTAAGAAAAAACATTCACTGGAGGATTACTTTTTGTCATTGATTAATGGAGGTGGGCTTAGTGCTTAA
- a CDS encoding ABC transporter permease, giving the protein MLKLIKLEIKKFKLAGYVKTIMFINLGIMIALCGIYFAEKSEGISTLGSYKESFEMIGILVRAAFIIFASVLISKLIIDEYRNNTISILFTYPINRKKIMLAKILLITGFTFVNIVLSSVFIGFMFFLADLGLNFVPEELTSGTLTDSIMQMPLTAFAAAGMGLVPLYFGMIKKSVPVTIVTAILLVSFANVSVDEFKLSNILVVPLALGALGLLVAYFSIRNIDQVDID; this is encoded by the coding sequence GTGCTTAAATTAATTAAGTTAGAAATTAAAAAGTTCAAATTAGCCGGTTATGTGAAAACGATTATGTTTATTAACCTAGGGATTATGATTGCGCTCTGCGGGATTTATTTTGCCGAAAAAAGTGAAGGGATATCCACTTTAGGAAGCTATAAGGAATCTTTCGAGATGATTGGGATTCTTGTTCGGGCGGCTTTTATTATTTTTGCTTCGGTGCTGATTTCTAAATTAATTATTGATGAATATAGAAACAATACGATATCTATATTGTTTACTTACCCAATCAACCGAAAGAAAATTATGCTTGCAAAAATCCTGCTTATAACTGGATTCACATTTGTAAATATAGTTTTGTCTAGTGTCTTTATCGGATTTATGTTCTTTTTAGCTGATCTTGGCTTGAACTTTGTACCGGAGGAACTAACAAGCGGCACGTTAACTGATTCTATCATGCAAATGCCACTTACAGCATTTGCAGCGGCAGGAATGGGGTTGGTCCCGTTATACTTTGGAATGATAAAGAAATCGGTGCCAGTTACAATCGTCACAGCTATTTTGTTAGTCTCATTTGCTAATGTATCTGTGGATGAGTTCAAGCTATCGAATATTTTGGTCGTACCTTTAGCCCTCGGAGCACTTGGCCTATTAGTAGCTTATTTCTCCATTAGAAATATTGATCAAGTGGATATCGATTAG
- a CDS encoding NAD(P)H-hydrate dehydratase — MYIYKSEDIKKVDAEAAKKGLDSFTLMENAGSALYRELSSIVNKEQRLLILAGKGNNGGDGIVLARYLKQNGYRCDLVFPDETPITPSAQRHFTYFSNCGFEVSHLVGSYDVIIDALLGAGARHPIQKNMLQMVSWANTQDALRIAIDMPTGVIADKGEVEAAFRADYTYSLHGYKPSAFLEGSEEYYGEISVLDIGLPHTSNWRIWTESDVKRTFTKRNPNAHKGTYGTGLLVAGTDEMPGSALLAALAAMRSGIGKLTVATNPFASAIIAAKVPECTFIHNGLEQLADGQIPQKINATAIGPGLTDQVKIDKALKHLFEEKIPLILDAGALTMREYPRKTAPIVVTPHPGEFAKMTGEMTADIQKNRLDEASAYAIGNEVIVVLKGRNTVIAFPDGSLHINVTGNAGLAKGGTGDTLTGILLAFISSANDIKSAIANAVYLHGASAEYWSETRAETSLLASDVSENLAFVLKAFE; from the coding sequence ATGTACATTTATAAATCGGAAGACATTAAAAAAGTTGATGCTGAAGCGGCCAAAAAGGGTCTTGATTCATTCACGCTTATGGAGAATGCAGGAAGTGCTCTTTATCGCGAACTATCTTCCATCGTCAATAAAGAACAGCGACTGTTGATTCTTGCGGGCAAAGGAAATAATGGCGGAGATGGGATTGTACTTGCACGGTATCTCAAACAGAATGGCTATCGGTGTGATCTCGTTTTTCCAGATGAAACGCCAATTACCCCAAGTGCACAGAGGCATTTCACTTACTTTTCAAACTGTGGATTTGAAGTATCTCATCTGGTTGGAAGTTATGACGTCATTATTGATGCACTGCTTGGAGCGGGAGCACGGCATCCAATCCAGAAAAATATGTTACAAATGGTGAGCTGGGCAAATACACAGGATGCCCTGCGTATTGCCATTGATATGCCGACTGGGGTAATAGCCGATAAAGGAGAAGTGGAGGCTGCATTTCGAGCCGATTATACCTACAGTTTGCATGGTTATAAACCCTCAGCGTTTTTGGAAGGTAGTGAGGAGTATTACGGAGAAATTTCCGTACTTGATATTGGTTTGCCCCATACCTCGAATTGGCGGATATGGACAGAATCTGACGTAAAAAGGACATTTACTAAAAGAAACCCAAATGCCCATAAAGGAACATACGGGACAGGACTACTTGTTGCGGGAACGGATGAAATGCCTGGGAGTGCACTGCTTGCCGCGTTGGCAGCAATGAGGAGCGGAATTGGAAAGCTGACGGTGGCCACGAATCCCTTTGCATCTGCAATTATTGCGGCCAAAGTTCCCGAATGTACTTTCATTCATAATGGTCTTGAACAGTTAGCTGACGGACAGATTCCCCAGAAGATAAATGCAACAGCTATTGGTCCGGGTCTGACCGATCAAGTGAAAATAGACAAGGCATTGAAGCATCTGTTTGAAGAAAAAATCCCGCTTATACTTGATGCGGGTGCACTGACAATGCGTGAGTATCCGAGGAAAACAGCACCCATTGTTGTCACACCTCATCCTGGAGAATTTGCTAAAATGACAGGGGAAATGACAGCAGACATTCAAAAGAATCGCTTGGATGAAGCATCTGCCTATGCGATAGGAAATGAAGTCATTGTTGTTCTTAAAGGCAGAAATACGGTTATTGCATTCCCCGATGGATCCTTACATATTAATGTTACAGGAAATGCAGGACTGGCAAAGGGAGGGACAGGTGATACGTTAACAGGGATCCTGCTCGCGTTTATTTCCTCTGCGAACGATATAAAATCTGCTATAGCTAATGCTGTGTACCTGCATGGCGCAAGTGCGGAATATTGGAGTGAGACTCGAGCTGAAACCTCCCTTCTTGCTAGTGATGTGAGTGAAAATCTTGCCTTTGTGTTAAAGGCGTTTGAATAA
- a CDS encoding GNAT family N-acetyltransferase has product MLLQKITENLSFRLFTVDDAEEVFTLINNSRTYLREYLGWVDLTTEVKDSETWIKTTLQGMVETGGFPTTVAIIYGGKIAGTIGIQELNRANRSASIGYWLGEGFQGKGIMTKACSSLMDYGFNELKLNRISIKAAFSNEKSRAIPERLGFREEGHIRQAEWVYDHYVDHVVYGMLAEEWGSYQK; this is encoded by the coding sequence ATGTTACTACAAAAAATTACCGAAAATCTCTCTTTCCGCCTCTTTACTGTGGATGATGCGGAAGAAGTATTCACTTTAATTAATAACTCAAGAACGTATTTAAGAGAATATTTAGGCTGGGTCGATCTCACGACTGAAGTAAAAGATTCAGAGACCTGGATCAAAACAACGCTGCAAGGGATGGTCGAAACAGGCGGTTTCCCTACAACTGTCGCGATCATTTATGGAGGAAAAATAGCTGGAACGATTGGCATACAAGAATTAAACCGTGCTAATCGTTCTGCAAGTATCGGATATTGGCTTGGTGAAGGGTTTCAAGGAAAAGGAATCATGACGAAAGCTTGCAGCAGCTTAATGGATTATGGATTTAACGAGCTTAAACTTAATCGGATTTCCATTAAGGCAGCTTTTAGTAATGAAAAAAGCCGTGCCATCCCTGAACGTTTAGGATTTCGAGAGGAAGGACATATTCGGCAGGCGGAGTGGGTTTATGATCATTATGTAGATCATGTTGTGTATGGAATGCTTGCTGAGGAATGGGGAAGCTACCAAAAATAG
- a CDS encoding M14 family metallopeptidase: MEITVRQGDSLWYYSQLFKMNIQLIIDSNAGIEAGQLFIGQQIKIPGFVTIQLTLEKGDSLWAIAQKYKVPVAALYTVNPKVNASSLQVGQVIQVPLRVTWMLVDGQQEYTYEKMVNDLNSLIQVYPFVGKSSIGASVLEKEIPGLSIGKGDKQVNYNGSFHANEWITTPIIMTFINDYLLALTNQTSIRGLEVYPLYQQTMLSIVPMVNPDGVNLVLNELPPEPWLGRVTEWNNGSRDFSDWKANIRGVDLNDQFPAEWELERERNPKVPGPRDYGGESPLSEPEAIAMANLTKKADYSMVLAFHTQGEVIYWGFENLEPPESEDIVEEFARVSGYEAVQTIDSYAGYKDWFIQDWRRPGFTVELGSGVNPLPLSQFDEIYQEVLGIFLAGLYL, from the coding sequence TTGGAAATCACGGTTAGGCAAGGTGATTCCTTATGGTATTATAGTCAGTTATTTAAAATGAATATCCAGCTGATTATAGATTCTAATGCAGGCATAGAGGCTGGACAGCTGTTTATTGGTCAACAAATTAAAATTCCAGGCTTTGTAACCATTCAGTTAACTCTTGAAAAAGGTGACTCACTTTGGGCAATTGCCCAAAAATATAAAGTACCCGTGGCTGCATTGTATACAGTTAATCCAAAAGTAAATGCCTCTTCTCTGCAAGTCGGACAGGTGATTCAAGTGCCATTGCGAGTTACATGGATGCTTGTGGATGGACAACAGGAATATACGTACGAGAAGATGGTTAACGATCTAAATTCTCTTATACAAGTCTATCCGTTCGTTGGTAAATCTTCGATTGGTGCTTCTGTGTTAGAAAAAGAAATCCCAGGCTTGTCGATAGGAAAAGGTGATAAGCAAGTTAATTATAATGGGTCTTTTCATGCAAATGAGTGGATCACAACACCGATTATCATGACGTTTATAAATGATTACTTGCTGGCACTTACCAATCAAACATCTATCCGTGGTTTGGAAGTTTATCCTTTGTATCAACAAACTATGCTGTCCATTGTACCAATGGTGAATCCTGATGGAGTCAACTTAGTATTGAATGAGCTGCCTCCCGAGCCTTGGCTGGGCCGTGTAACGGAATGGAATAATGGAAGCAGAGATTTCTCAGATTGGAAGGCAAATATAAGAGGCGTTGATTTAAATGATCAATTCCCTGCGGAATGGGAATTAGAACGAGAGAGGAACCCAAAGGTACCTGGGCCAAGAGATTATGGAGGAGAAAGTCCTCTTAGCGAGCCGGAAGCGATTGCGATGGCTAATCTAACTAAAAAGGCGGATTATTCCATGGTATTGGCTTTTCATACGCAAGGAGAAGTAATTTACTGGGGATTCGAAAATCTTGAGCCCCCTGAATCAGAAGACATTGTTGAGGAATTTGCGAGGGTCAGCGGGTATGAGGCAGTTCAGACGATAGACAGCTATGCTGGATATAAGGACTGGTTTATTCAAGATTGGCGCCGTCCGGGATTTACCGTCGAACTAGGCAGTGGAGTAAACCCGTTGCCGCTTAGTCAATTTGATGAAATATATCAAGAGGTATTGGGCATTTTTTTAGCAGGACTTTATTTATAG
- a CDS encoding suppressor of fused domain protein: protein MGYFADLKKKKRDKKFDQILQQSSKSREEFWKTVGELDNYVLTHLINPMFLGGVSWPANRQGFLRIVKENSVVFASDGLSDPFYPSAEEEIQPYNGYGLEFYLECDDPSLRGELDDVKNHWAFDLIYQISQNAASRGNMLAHLEKYTVLSMEFTEINSPKGYLNENGVTGVLLGVASPEIKTAIDLPLESVRLVSIKLLTPEQLDYVYQYGSDARLNLSEELKKAGTYHLNSI, encoded by the coding sequence ATGGGCTATTTTGCTGATCTAAAAAAGAAAAAAAGGGATAAGAAGTTTGACCAAATTTTACAGCAGAGTAGTAAAAGCAGAGAAGAATTTTGGAAGACCGTTGGGGAGTTAGATAATTATGTATTAACACATCTGATTAATCCAATGTTTCTTGGAGGAGTATCTTGGCCGGCTAACCGACAAGGGTTCCTCCGTATTGTAAAGGAAAACAGCGTTGTTTTTGCGAGTGATGGATTGTCAGATCCTTTTTATCCATCTGCTGAAGAGGAGATTCAACCATATAATGGCTATGGTTTGGAATTCTATTTAGAATGTGATGATCCTTCACTTCGAGGAGAACTTGATGACGTGAAAAATCACTGGGCATTTGACCTTATTTATCAAATCAGTCAAAATGCTGCGTCTCGTGGAAATATGCTGGCTCACCTTGAAAAGTATACCGTGTTATCCATGGAATTTACGGAGATAAATTCACCTAAAGGCTACTTAAACGAGAATGGAGTCACAGGTGTACTGCTCGGTGTGGCTTCTCCAGAAATAAAAACAGCCATTGATCTTCCATTGGAATCCGTTCGACTAGTCAGCATTAAACTGCTCACGCCTGAACAGTTAGATTATGTCTATCAATACGGATCAGATGCTAGATTAAATCTTTCTGAGGAGCTGAAAAAGGCTGGAACCTACCATCTAAACAGTATCTAA